TTCCTGAAAAGGGTTAATGATTATCTTGAAAATTTTGACACCCACAGAACCCTGATCTGATGCTGCGATTAACCCTGGACATGGATGATGTTTTGGCCAATACGCATGAAAAGCTGGTGAATGTGGTACTCAACGATTTTGATACAAATTACACAGAAAAAGACCTGCTGCCCAGAGCGTTACGCGAAGTACTGCATCCAAAGCAACTAACAAAGCTGAATCGGATAATCGATTCGCCAGGCTTTTTTTCAGATATAAAAGTAAAGGAAGGAGCGCAGGAGACGGTGTACCAGTTATCGAAGTTTTATGAACTGTTTGTCGCAACGGCCTGTATGGAATTCCCCAACTCTTTCAGGGATAAATTTGATTGGCTTAAAAAGCATTTTCCTTTCATACCCTGGACCCATATTGTTTTTTGTGGTTATAAAAGCATCATTCAATCGGATTATCTGATTGACGATCACGTGAGAAATCTGGTTGCTTTTAAAGGGCAAGGCATACTGTTTTCTGCTCCTCATAATTTGAAGGAAACAACATTCAAACGCGTTTCAAACTGGAACGAGGTGTCAGAGTTATTTTTACCGATCTCATGAAGCTACTATTAATTGAAGATGAGCCGAAGACGCTGCAATCCATTAAGCAGGGATTGGAAGAAAATGGCTACGAAGTAGATATCGCTTACGACGGGCTGATCGGGAAACAACTTGCGAAGAACAACTCTTATCAGCTGATAATCAGCGACATTATCATCCCTGGCATCAATGGTATCGAGCTCTGCAGGGAAATACGGAGCTGGGGTGATGAAACACCGATCATAATGCTCACAGCCCTGGGAACCACGGACGACAAAGTTACCGGACTTGACGCCGGCGCGGATGATTACCTGGTCAAACCATTTGAATTCAAAGAATTGCTCGCAAGAGTCCGTGCGTTGACAAAGCGGGGCGCCAATGTGGGACATACTGCCCAGGTGTTGCGTTTTGCTGATCTTGAAGTTTCCATAGACGCAAAAACCGTGCATCGCTCGGGTAATAAGATCAATCTGACAGCCCGTGAATTTAATCTGCTCGTTTATCTGATCAGAAATCAGGGAAGGGTTATTTCAAAAGTGGAAATCGCCGAGCAGGTCTGGGATATTGGTTTTGATACCGGCACGAATGTGATAGAAGTTTATGTCAATTATCTGCGAAAAAAAATTGACAAAGATTACCCGGTGAAATTGATCCATACTCTTTTTGGCATGGGTTATGTGCTTAAAGTCGAATAGTTTATGCAAATCCGCACCCGACTTACGGTTCAGTTTTCGCTGCTGGTAAGCGGTATTTTGCTGATTACATTTCTGGCTATCTATTTCTTTTCCTACTATAACGTTACGGAGGATTTCTACGACCGCCTCCGGTCAAAAGCCAAATCCCAGGCGGAACTGCTTTTGAAAGTGCCGCAGGTCAATACAGAGGTCTTAAAGGCGCTTGATGAAACGAACCGGGACCTGATTTACGACGAAAACACATTCATTTTCGACGAAAAGAACCGGCTCATTTACAGTAATCCCACCATTCCCCAGTCTAAGTCACTGCACGTGTCCAACTACTGGCTGGACGAAATCCGCAAAGCCGGCCAGATCAGATATACAGACGGAGATTTCAAAGTGGTGGGTTTGTATTACAATTACCCTTTCGGGCGCGCTGTTGTAATGCTGGGGGCAAAAGATCTTTATGGACAGGCTAACTTGTCCAATCTCAGCACATTACTAACCGTTCTTTTCTTCATTGTTACATTTATCGTGACGATCGTCGGCTGGATATTTTCAAAGCGCGCTTTGAGGCCAATTTCAAAAGTGATGAACTCGGTGGAAGGAATTCTGCCGCAAAAACTGGATATGCGGCTGGAAGTACCAAACCAGAAAGACGAGATCGGGCGGCTCACTACAACTTTCAACAAACTCCTGGACCGCATTGAAACCGCTTTTAAAATGCAAAAGATCTTTGTGGCCAATGTTTCCCATGAATTGAAAAACCCGCTCACCAAAATTCGGTCGCAACTGGAAGTAAGCATGCTCAAAGAGCGCGACCCGCAGGAATACAGGGTTACAATAGCATCGGTTCTGGAAGATATCGATGAGCTCGCTCAGCTGTCGAACACGCTTCTCGACCTTGCAAAAGTGAGTGAACACCAGCGAGAGCTCCTGACTGAAATCGTCCGGGTAGACGAATTGCTGCTAGATTGCCGGCTGAACCTTGCACAAGCCAACCCATTCTACAACATTGTCCTCAACTTCGACGAGTTACCGGAAGATGATACCTGGCTGGAAGTTACCGGAAATTCGACTTTGCTAAAAACCGCATTTCTCAACCTGATGGATAATGCTTGTAAATTCTCAGACAATCACTCTGTTAACATCAACCTGCAACCTTCGAGCAAAAGGCTTACAGTAAGCTTTTCTGATCAGGGGAAGGGCATTCCAAAAGATGATCAGGGTCTTGTATTTCAACCATTTTATCGCAGCGACAATACGGCCAATATCAAAGGTTATGGAATCGGCCTGTCGCTGGTTGACCGTATTGTGAAGCTACACAACGGAACTATCTCAATTCATCCCAATCAACCCAAGGGTACTACCTTCCGCGTATCTTTTTCGCACCTCTAAGCAAATTCTAACGCGCTATTAACGCCATCTTAAGTATTAGGTGATTTATTTGTATTGTCGCAATAGACAAAGCGACTCCAACTGAATTTCATTTTTTGTGGTGTTAATAAGCAAACTTGGCAGGCGTATCTCACGTCTGCCAAAGTTTTTTTGTAGGGGGTGGTCATTAGTAGTCATTTATTGTCATTTATTGTCATTTATTGTCATTTGTTGCTACTGATTATTTACAATAAAAAACAATAGGGCTGCTCTCGACGAACAACCCTACAACAAATGACTATAAATAACAATAAATGACCCGCTAACGACTACAAAGACAATTAATGACCATAATAACGCCTCCCCTAATGCTTCTTCCTGATTTCAATAATCTTCAACTTATTCAACAGCTTGATCACCGGGTATGTCGGATCAACTTCAAACCATTTGCTTCCGAAATTGATTGAATTTGGTCTTTTATGGTGATTGTTTTGGAACAATTCTCCCATCATCAGGAAGTCGAAAACGAGGGAATTTTTAGATTTGTCTTCGTTATCGAAATTCTGATACCCATATTTATGGCCGCTCCAGTTGACGATTGCGCCGTGGATCGGCCCCATCAGAAAGTGAATCGGCAGCAGGAAGAAAAATGCCCAGTGCATATCCAGGTAAAGGTACGCAAGTACATAAAAAGCCATATATATCAACACCCAACCGATGCGAGAGAACCACGAGTCGCCCAATTTCTCGACGAATTTCCATTCAGGATAGTTTCTTTCGAAGCGGTTTTCGATTGCTCTTTTGCGATGTAAAACCGCATTATAAATGTGCTTGGTTTCCCACATCATTGTAAAGACATTTTTTGTATGATGGGGAGAGTGCGGATCCTTTTCAGTATCGCTGAAAGCGTGATGCATTCGGTGCAGGATTGCGTAGGCCCGTGGACTTAAGTAAGAAGAACCCTGAGAAAGATAGGTCAGCAAATAAAAAAATCTTTCCCACGGCTTGCTCATGATGAACATTTTATGCGCGGAATAGCGGTGCAGAAAAAAGGTTTGACAGAAGAGAGATAAGTACCAGTGTAAAACAAATACTATAATAACAATATACATAAAACGCTTAAAAGATTAAGAAGTCAAGTTTGTACAAAAGTAAGTGCCAAACGTCAGAAAAACGAAATTCGGGTTGTGAAATTTGGAATATATCGTTACCGCATTTTCTCAAACCCAGCTTTAGGAATATTTAAATGCTACTGGATCATGAATGCATAGCTCAGCAAATTAGCACCCATCTGTAACGCTTTCCGCCGCATTTCCTCCGGGTCGTTATAAACGCTCTGATCTTCCCACCCATTTCCTAAATCGGTTTCGTAGCTATAATAACAGATCAGCCGGCCCTGCCAGATCAAACCAAATCCCTGCGGCTGCTTGCCGTCGTGTTCATGAACCTTTGGCAGCCCTTCCGGAAATACATACTTAACACGGTAAATCTGGTGGTCAAAAGGCAGTTCGACAAAACTTAACTCGGGAAATACTTTTTTCATCTCCCGACGCACAAACTGGTCGAGCCCGTAATTATCATCAATGTGCAAAAATCCTCCCGACAACAGGTAATTCCTAAGATTTTGAGCCTCTGCGTCGGAGAATACGACATTACCATGTCCCGTCATGTGAACGAATGGGTAAGTAAAAATATCGGGGCTGCCCACTTCAACCACGTCTTCTACCGGGTTGATATTCATTTTTAACTCTGAATTGCAGAATTTGATCAGATTTGGCAATGAAGTTTTATTGGCGTACCAATCACCTCCCCCGCCATATTTGAGCTTTGCAATCTTCAACGAAGACTGAGCGCGCGACTGAAGCACAAAGGCAAACAGCGCAATAAATAAAAAAACTTTGAGGCGCATGTTTTTAATTTTGAATAATTGAATGATCGTTGCTTAAACGTCGCCGGGAAAGTATTCACATGGTCAATCCATCCTTTCCTCCTTTCCTCCCTTCGTCCGTTACTCCCTTTCTCCCTTCCCTCCCGTTTACCCCAACTCCTGGGCCAAGTTAATTGCGTGGCAGCCTGCTACTGCCGCGGTTTCGGTTCTCAACCGCGTCGGGCCGAGCGATACTGTTTTGAAACCGTTTTCGAGCGCCAGGCTTACCTCTCTTTCACTGAAATCTCCTTCCGGACCTATCAACAAAGTCGTACCAGCGTTTTTTTTTACCTTACTGAAAACATGATCAACTTTATTCTGATCTGGTACATAAGCCATTAATTTGATTTCGTCGGAGACACTTGTAATAAACGAATCGTACTTATTGTTTACTGTGATAACCGGTTTGTAAAATTGTTGCGACTGCTTCATTGCACTTGCAGCGATGCGGTTTAGCCTTGCCAGGTTCACAACGCGGTTCAGCGTTTCGGTGTTTGTATGCTCTGTCACAATAAAATCGATCCGCTCCACACCGATTTCGGTCATTTTTTCAACCATCCACTCGTTACGTTCTGCCTTGCGGGTCGGTGCCACGGCGATATTTACGGAAAAATCCCTGCGCCCGATCAATGTGGATTCAACAACTTCATACCCCACCTTTCTGCCCTGTACGTTAAGTATACACTTTTGTAACAGTCCCTTTCCATTGGTTACGTAAATCATATCTCCTGACCCCAGCCTCAGCACTTTGGAACTGTGCCTGGCTTCCTCTTCTTCCAGTTCAAACGCGTTATCTTCGGGTTGATAAAAAATGTGCATTTCTAATATTGGCTTTACAGCGGATATAAGTCAGAAAACCTCAAAAATAGGGAATTAATTGACATAAGGACTGTGAAAAGACATTTTAGAATCTGGTTTTTGAACAACCGACTCTAAATCTATTTTATTTAGTTTGTATAAAATTTCACCAGGAAAATGCAGAATAAAAACGCGTTTCCGGAGATTTTGCAAAAATTTTCAGCAATCTGCTTCAAATCCAAACTCGTCAAAATTATAAGAAAAGTACATTTTTTACTGACAATACTACCATCAACACAATAATATTCTGTCTAACTTTAATCTTTCTTATTTTTTATTTTTTGGAAATACAATTTTGCATTAATATTGTGCCGTTGAATTTATTCGTCACCACTTTATCTAGTACTATTATGTCTAAGTCCAAGCTGGAATATATTTGGTTGGATGGCTACAAGCCGACCCAAAGTCTACGCAGCAAAACTAAAATCGAAGATAATTTTAGCGGCAAATTGGAAGATTGCAGCAACTGGTCATTTGACGGTTCATCTACTGAACAAGCTCTTGGCGGTTCATCTGACTGTCTTTTGAAACCGGTCTACATTATTCCAGATCCGCAGCGTAAAAACGGATATTTGGTAATGTGCGAAGTATTGAACGCGGACGGTACTGCCCACGTTTCAAACGGTCGTGCTACTATCGAGGACGACGACAACGATTTTTGGTTCGGTTTTGAGCAGGAGTATTTCCTTTGGGACAACGAAACGAATAAGCCACTAGGCTTTCCGGCAAATGGGTATCCGGCACCGCAAGGTCCATACTACTGTTCGGTAGGCGCACAGAATGCATTTGGTCGCGAGATCATCGAAGAGCACCTTGACGCTTGTCTGGAAGCTGGTTTAAATGTAGAAGGTATTAATGCGGAAGTTGCTGCTGGTCAGTGGGAATTCCAGATTTTCGCAAAAGGAGCCAAAGAAGCTGGTGACCAGATCTGGTTGGGTCGTTACCTTTTGGAGCGAATCGGTGAGAAATATGGTGTATCTATCAACTGGCACTGCAAGCCGCTGGGCGCGCTTGACTGGAATGGTAGCGGCATGCACGCTAACTTCTCTAACACAGCTTTGAGAACTGCAGGAAGCAAAGAGGTATTCGACAAAGTTTGTGAATCCTTCCGTCCTGTTGTGAAAGAGCATATTGAAGTTTACGGTGCTGATAACCACCTTCGTCTGACTGGAAAGCACGAAACTGCTTCTATCCACGATTTCAGCTACGGTGTTTCTGACCGCGGTGCATCTATCCGTATCCCGGTTCTTGTTCCTCAGAAAGGATGGAGCGGATACCTGGAAGATCGCCGCCCTAACTCGGCTGCTGATCCCTATAAAGTAGCTGCACGTATCATCAAGACCGTTAAATCTGCAGTCTGATATTCAAAGCATATATTTAAGACAATGAAAAAGCCACCGATATGGTGGCTTTTTCATTATAAGTTGTTCACTTTGATCAATCCTGCTCTTCACTCCCTGTAAATGAATACAATGTAGGATCAAGCTGGACGCGGCCTGCATTGAAAACGGCGATAAATTCGTCAATGACTTTATCTGTGATTTCGGTTTTGTTCAAACCCACTTCCAGTCCGACGCCGTATTCAAATTTGTCGTCGATCTCTACATGCTCTCGAACTGTTATTTCTTCGTTTTCTTCAATCTCTTCGATAAATTCGGTGAGAAGCATTTCTGCATCCTCCTCTTCTTCCGCTGAAATCTTGTAGTTTTCAGGCCGCTCGTCCTGGGATATGTAATTCGGCATTTCCTTTTTCAATCGCTCCAATGCTTCATCGTAAACCAGTGTCGAATGGTGCAGGCGAAGTGTATAGATCAATGCATCGTATATCACTTCAGAATTCTTATATATTCCTACAAACTGCACGTGTGCGTGCTCGTTATTTTCTTCCTCTTCTTCAAATTCATCATCTACATGGATAAAATTTGACCTTTCCGCCTTGCACTCCCTTCTGAGCTGAGCAATTTCTTCTGGATCGAATCCCGGATTCATAGTTTCAGTTATTAGTTATCTGTTTCTAATTTATTCCAAAAATAGCATTTCACGGTATTTTGCCAAAGGCCAGTCTTCATCGTCGATCAGCAGCTCCAGTTTATCTACATGATAGCGGATCTCTTCGAAAAAGCCTTTTACCTCCGATCCGTAACATTTTGCACGTTCGTAGAGGTCTTCAAGATTGTTCGCTTTTTTTCTGCCCTCGGTCATTTCGTGCACCAAACGCTTGATCACTACGATATGTGAAGAAATATCTCTGATGATTTCCTTGATCGGAGCAGCTTCTTCGAGCATTTCAAGGTCAGTCAGTGACCGGGCTGTCTGCGCCAGCTTAAACTGATATTTAACAACCGTGGAAACGATATGATTAAGTGCCAGGTCGCCGATTACCCTTGATTCTATCTGCAGTTTCTTCACATAGTTTTCAAGTTCGATCTCGTAACGCGCGTGCAATTCTCTAGAAGTCAAAACCCCTATTCTTTCAAAAACACTGATCGTTTTATCGGTTTTGTACGCATAAAGCGCATCATAGGTTTCCCTGATATTGCTGAGCCCGCGTTCCTTCGCCTGCTGGACCCATTCATCGGAATACCCATTTCCCTCGAAAAGAATGTTTTTAGATTCCGTGAAATATCTTTTCAAAATCTCAACAGTCGCTACTTTTTTCTCCTCCCCGGCCGCCAGGCGCTCGTCCATTTCCTTTTTGAAATCCATCAATTGATTCGCCACGATTGTATTCAGCACGATCATCGGCGAGGCGCTGTTTTGGGCGCTTCCGACGGCGCGGTATTCAAATTTATTCCCTGTAAAACAGAAGGGCGAAGTCCGGTTGCGGTCTGTATTGTCCCTTTGCAGATTCGGGATCCGGGTAATACCCAATTTGTAGTAAAAATTTTCGCCTTTTTCGAGCGTGATCTCTCCCTTATTTACCAGTTCTTCGAGCATGTTGGTTAACTCGTTTCCGAGGAAAACCGATACGATGGAAGGCGGTGCTTCGTTCGCGCCAAGTCTGTGCTCGTTTCCGGCAGAAGAAATGGAGGCGCGAAGCAGATCGGCGTGATCATGGACTGCTTTTACAACATTCATTAAGAACGTCAGGAAACGGAGATTTTCTTTCGGTTTGGAAGTAGGTGCTAACAGGTTGATCCCCGTATCGGTGGATAGTGACCAGTTGTTATGCTTTCCACTCCCGTTAATCCCTGCAAACGGCTTCTCATGGAACAGCACCTGAAAATTATGCTTGTCGCCCACCTTCTGCATCAAATCCATCAGCAATGCATTATGATCAATCGCCAGGTTTACTTCTTCAAAAGTAGGTGCACATTCAAACTGGCCCGGCGCCACTTCATTATGCCGCGTACGAACCGGGATGCCCAGCTTCAACGCTTCAAATTCAAAGTCCACCATGAATGCATTCACCCGTGGCGATATTGATCCGAAATAATGATCATCCAATTGCTGCCCGCGCGCAGGGCTATGGCCGAAAACAGTCCTGCCGGCCATTAACAGGTCAGGCCGCGCGTAGTACAATGCTTTATCGACCAAAAAATATTCCTGCTCAATACCCAGCGTTGGAGTTACCTTGTCAACGTCTCTATTGAAGAACTGACAGACCTGAGTGGCCGCTTTATCGAGCATTACCAGCGATTTGAGGAGCGGAGCCTTATAATCCAGCGCCTCGCCGGTGTAGGAAATGAATACAGACGGAATACACAAGGTCTTCCCTCCTGCCCCATTATCCATTAAAAAAGCAGGTGAACTCGGATCCCAGCCTGTATACCCCCGCGCCTCGAATGTGGCACGTAAGCCGCCGCTTGGAAACGAGGATGCATCAGGCTCCTGTTGTACCAATGCACTCCCTTTAAATTTCTCTACTGCTTTCCCGTCGATCGTAAGGTCGAAAAACGAATCGTGCTTCTCGGCGGTGGTTCCGGTTAAAGGTTGGAACCAGTGCGTATAGTGGGTCGCCCCTTTCGAAATCGCCCAGGATTTCATGGCTGCGGAAACTTCGTCGGCCACTTCCCTGTCGATCGTCGAACCCGAGCGGATTGCATTCGAAATTTTCGTGTAAGCCTCTGCGGAGAGCAGTGTTTTCATCACCTCTTCATTAAAAGTATTACTTCCATAGAGGTCGGCCACTTTTTCAGCCGGAGGGGTTAATACTGGAGAAACGCGGCCTTGTGCGATTTCAAATGCCTTGGAACGAAAAGTCATCTTTATTCAATCAGTTATAGAATTTCTCCTCAAAATTATTTATTTAAGGATAGCGATAACAATGTACGTTTACATTTTCACATTTAAGTTTTACGGTAAAGGATAGTTGTCAGGCATTTTTCGGAACTTTGTGGCCATTTTTGACCGACATCAATGCGTAAGAGATTAGAATTTATAGCCTTGTACGGGCTCACCTGGATCATTCTTTTCCAGTTTTTTCGCGTACTGTTTTTCGCCTACCACCACGATAAATCCGCAGCACTACCCTCATCACTGTGGGTTCAGAGCACATTGCACGGCTTGCGGATGGACGTATCTTTTGCCGCTTACCTCCTTTTGATACCTGCACTGTTGCTGATTTTTACCTATGACCGATCGAAATGGTATCAGAAATTCCTTGCTGGCTACACTTACGTAGTTGGCACCGTTATCGTTTTGTTGGTGGTTGTTGATCTGGAATTATTCAAAGCGTGGGGATTCCGGATCGACAGTACTTCGCTGCATTACCTGGAAACACCGGCAGAAGCATTTGCGTCGATGGGCGCGGCGCCGATATTTCCACTGGTCATTCTGTTGATTGTGCTGCTCGCCCTTACCTGGGGAATATTCAGATCCGTGATTCGAAGGACAGTCCCTTTCTTTAAAAAAACGAAATTCTATTTTACCCTTCCTGCATTCATCGTGTTGACGGCCTCGCTGATCATCCCGATCCGGGGCGGGTTCCAATTAGCACCCATGAACGAAAGCGCGGTGTTTTTTTCGGATAAAAGCTTTGCCAATTATGCCGCTGTCAATGTACCATGGAATTATATGAGCTCGCTTATTAATGCCGGGTATTCAAAGAAAAACCCTTTTATCTATTATGACGATGCTGATAAACTGGTAGGCGACCTTTACAATGTCTCGGGCACCCGGGAACAGGTCACTGACACGACCGGCAAATTGAATGTAATCGTCCTGATCTGGGAAAGCTTTACTTCCAAAGTGGTTGAGGATCTAAATGGTATGAAGGGCGTCACACCCCGGTTTTCATCACTTACCAGAGAAGGCATTTTGTTCACCAATATGTACGCGAGCGGCAACAGGAGCGACAAAGGCATTGTGGCGATCCTCAGCGGCTACCCCGCACAACCCACGCATTCTATTATCAAGATCCCCAAGAAAACATTGACGCTGCCTTCACTTCCAAAAGAACTCCGAAAAAACGGCTGGCAAACCTCCTTTTATTATGGCGGCGAAAGTGAATTCGCCAATATGAAATCCTATTTACTGCAAGAGAACTTTGACAGGATTATCGACAAAAGTGATTTTGCGAAGGCTGATATGAATTCCAAATGGGGCGCACACGACCACATAGTTCTTAATAAACTGCTCAACGACCTGGATCAGGAAAAGCAGCCTTTCTTCTCCACCATTTTCACTTTAAGCAGCCACGAACCGTTTGAAGTGCCGGCCAAAACCGTCATTCCCGGCAACGACCCGGAGCATTTGTTCCTTAATGCCCATCACTATACAGATTCGGCAATAAGTGATTTTATAAAAGTTGCAAAGACAAAACCCTGGTGGAAAAACACTTTGGTCGTGATTCTAGCTGACCACGGTCACCCGCTCCCATACACGCAAAAAACCAAAACAAGCGAATTTCATATTCCCATGCTCTGGCTGGGAGGTGCCCTTAGTCAACGAAACCTTAAAGTAGACGGGCTCTGCTCTCAAACCGACCTGGCTGCAACATTGCTTGGCCAGTTGAAGTTATCGTCGGGTTCGTTCAAATGGAGCAGTGACATTTTTGGCAAAGACAGAACACCATTTGCCTATTTCGCCTTCAACAACGGATTAGGCTGGGTCCGTCCCTCGGGATTTCTGGTCAGGGACAACCTGGGCGGCAATATTACGGAACGGGAAGGCGCATTAGGCGCAGATGAAGAAAAGCTCGGAAAGGCGTATTTACAAGCTTCTTTCGGAGATTATATCAGGCGTTGAGTATAAAAGCTGTATTTTTGCAGGATATTTTAAGGAAATGAAAAAAGTTGCATTTTATACATTGGGCTGCAAGCTCAACTACTCCGAAAGCTCCTCCATCGCACGTTTGTTTGAGGCGAAAGGACATTCGCGAGTGGAATTCAATGAAAATCCAGACGTTTTTATAATTAATACCTGCTCAGTTACCGAGAATGCGGACAAGAAATGCCGCAAAATCGTCCGGGAGGCGCAAAAGATTAATCCGGACGGTTATGTAGCCATTATCGGCTGCTACGCCCAACTCAAGCCGCAGGAAATTTCTGAGATTCCGGGGGTAGACGTGGTACTTGGCGCGGCCGAAAAATTCAGGCTCGCCGACCTGGTAGATACGTTTGAGAAAACTCCTGTCGGACAGCCGGCCAGGGTACTCGCCTCACATATCGACGAAGCTGTTGAATACCACACTTCTTATTCGCTAAACGACCGCACCC
This Dyadobacter sp. UC 10 DNA region includes the following protein-coding sequences:
- a CDS encoding 5' nucleotidase, NT5C type; the protein is MLRLTLDMDDVLANTHEKLVNVVLNDFDTNYTEKDLLPRALREVLHPKQLTKLNRIIDSPGFFSDIKVKEGAQETVYQLSKFYELFVATACMEFPNSFRDKFDWLKKHFPFIPWTHIVFCGYKSIIQSDYLIDDHVRNLVAFKGQGILFSAPHNLKETTFKRVSNWNEVSELFLPIS
- a CDS encoding response regulator; its protein translation is MKLLLIEDEPKTLQSIKQGLEENGYEVDIAYDGLIGKQLAKNNSYQLIISDIIIPGINGIELCREIRSWGDETPIIMLTALGTTDDKVTGLDAGADDYLVKPFEFKELLARVRALTKRGANVGHTAQVLRFADLEVSIDAKTVHRSGNKINLTAREFNLLVYLIRNQGRVISKVEIAEQVWDIGFDTGTNVIEVYVNYLRKKIDKDYPVKLIHTLFGMGYVLKVE
- a CDS encoding sensor histidine kinase, with amino-acid sequence MQIRTRLTVQFSLLVSGILLITFLAIYFFSYYNVTEDFYDRLRSKAKSQAELLLKVPQVNTEVLKALDETNRDLIYDENTFIFDEKNRLIYSNPTIPQSKSLHVSNYWLDEIRKAGQIRYTDGDFKVVGLYYNYPFGRAVVMLGAKDLYGQANLSNLSTLLTVLFFIVTFIVTIVGWIFSKRALRPISKVMNSVEGILPQKLDMRLEVPNQKDEIGRLTTTFNKLLDRIETAFKMQKIFVANVSHELKNPLTKIRSQLEVSMLKERDPQEYRVTIASVLEDIDELAQLSNTLLDLAKVSEHQRELLTEIVRVDELLLDCRLNLAQANPFYNIVLNFDELPEDDTWLEVTGNSTLLKTAFLNLMDNACKFSDNHSVNINLQPSSKRLTVSFSDQGKGIPKDDQGLVFQPFYRSDNTANIKGYGIGLSLVDRIVKLHNGTISIHPNQPKGTTFRVSFSHL
- a CDS encoding acyl-CoA desaturase, which translates into the protein MYIVIIVFVLHWYLSLFCQTFFLHRYSAHKMFIMSKPWERFFYLLTYLSQGSSYLSPRAYAILHRMHHAFSDTEKDPHSPHHTKNVFTMMWETKHIYNAVLHRKRAIENRFERNYPEWKFVEKLGDSWFSRIGWVLIYMAFYVLAYLYLDMHWAFFFLLPIHFLMGPIHGAIVNWSGHKYGYQNFDNEDKSKNSLVFDFLMMGELFQNNHHKRPNSINFGSKWFEVDPTYPVIKLLNKLKIIEIRKKH
- a CDS encoding DUF4159 domain-containing protein, producing the protein MRLKVFLFIALFAFVLQSRAQSSLKIAKLKYGGGGDWYANKTSLPNLIKFCNSELKMNINPVEDVVEVGSPDIFTYPFVHMTGHGNVVFSDAEAQNLRNYLLSGGFLHIDDNYGLDQFVRREMKKVFPELSFVELPFDHQIYRVKYVFPEGLPKVHEHDGKQPQGFGLIWQGRLICYYSYETDLGNGWEDQSVYNDPEEMRRKALQMGANLLSYAFMIQ
- a CDS encoding RsmE family RNA methyltransferase, which translates into the protein MHIFYQPEDNAFELEEEEARHSSKVLRLGSGDMIYVTNGKGLLQKCILNVQGRKVGYEVVESTLIGRRDFSVNIAVAPTRKAERNEWMVEKMTEIGVERIDFIVTEHTNTETLNRVVNLARLNRIAASAMKQSQQFYKPVITVNNKYDSFITSVSDEIKLMAYVPDQNKVDHVFSKVKKNAGTTLLIGPEGDFSEREVSLALENGFKTVSLGPTRLRTETAAVAGCHAINLAQELG
- a CDS encoding glutamine synthetase beta-grasp domain-containing protein — protein: MSKSKLEYIWLDGYKPTQSLRSKTKIEDNFSGKLEDCSNWSFDGSSTEQALGGSSDCLLKPVYIIPDPQRKNGYLVMCEVLNADGTAHVSNGRATIEDDDNDFWFGFEQEYFLWDNETNKPLGFPANGYPAPQGPYYCSVGAQNAFGREIIEEHLDACLEAGLNVEGINAEVAAGQWEFQIFAKGAKEAGDQIWLGRYLLERIGEKYGVSINWHCKPLGALDWNGSGMHANFSNTALRTAGSKEVFDKVCESFRPVVKEHIEVYGADNHLRLTGKHETASIHDFSYGVSDRGASIRIPVLVPQKGWSGYLEDRRPNSAADPYKVAARIIKTVKSAV
- a CDS encoding glutamine synthetase III family protein codes for the protein MTFRSKAFEIAQGRVSPVLTPPAEKVADLYGSNTFNEEVMKTLLSAEAYTKISNAIRSGSTIDREVADEVSAAMKSWAISKGATHYTHWFQPLTGTTAEKHDSFFDLTIDGKAVEKFKGSALVQQEPDASSFPSGGLRATFEARGYTGWDPSSPAFLMDNGAGGKTLCIPSVFISYTGEALDYKAPLLKSLVMLDKAATQVCQFFNRDVDKVTPTLGIEQEYFLVDKALYYARPDLLMAGRTVFGHSPARGQQLDDHYFGSISPRVNAFMVDFEFEALKLGIPVRTRHNEVAPGQFECAPTFEEVNLAIDHNALLMDLMQKVGDKHNFQVLFHEKPFAGINGSGKHNNWSLSTDTGINLLAPTSKPKENLRFLTFLMNVVKAVHDHADLLRASISSAGNEHRLGANEAPPSIVSVFLGNELTNMLEELVNKGEITLEKGENFYYKLGITRIPNLQRDNTDRNRTSPFCFTGNKFEYRAVGSAQNSASPMIVLNTIVANQLMDFKKEMDERLAAGEEKKVATVEILKRYFTESKNILFEGNGYSDEWVQQAKERGLSNIRETYDALYAYKTDKTISVFERIGVLTSRELHARYEIELENYVKKLQIESRVIGDLALNHIVSTVVKYQFKLAQTARSLTDLEMLEEAAPIKEIIRDISSHIVVIKRLVHEMTEGRKKANNLEDLYERAKCYGSEVKGFFEEIRYHVDKLELLIDDEDWPLAKYREMLFLE
- a CDS encoding LTA synthase family protein encodes the protein MRKRLEFIALYGLTWIILFQFFRVLFFAYHHDKSAALPSSLWVQSTLHGLRMDVSFAAYLLLIPALLLIFTYDRSKWYQKFLAGYTYVVGTVIVLLVVVDLELFKAWGFRIDSTSLHYLETPAEAFASMGAAPIFPLVILLIVLLALTWGIFRSVIRRTVPFFKKTKFYFTLPAFIVLTASLIIPIRGGFQLAPMNESAVFFSDKSFANYAAVNVPWNYMSSLINAGYSKKNPFIYYDDADKLVGDLYNVSGTREQVTDTTGKLNVIVLIWESFTSKVVEDLNGMKGVTPRFSSLTREGILFTNMYASGNRSDKGIVAILSGYPAQPTHSIIKIPKKTLTLPSLPKELRKNGWQTSFYYGGESEFANMKSYLLQENFDRIIDKSDFAKADMNSKWGAHDHIVLNKLLNDLDQEKQPFFSTIFTLSSHEPFEVPAKTVIPGNDPEHLFLNAHHYTDSAISDFIKVAKTKPWWKNTLVVILADHGHPLPYTQKTKTSEFHIPMLWLGGALSQRNLKVDGLCSQTDLAATLLGQLKLSSGSFKWSSDIFGKDRTPFAYFAFNNGLGWVRPSGFLVRDNLGGNITEREGALGADEEKLGKAYLQASFGDYIRR